A genomic window from Nicotiana sylvestris chromosome 11, ASM39365v2, whole genome shotgun sequence includes:
- the LOC104232394 gene encoding ethanolamine-phosphate cytidylyltransferase-like — protein MDFENNNWVWEGMYYYPRLFGGIMLTAALLGLSTSYFVGISVPTLLYPFADRSIFHKKKHGKKRIRVYMDGCFDLMHYGHANALRQAKALGDELVVGVVSDEEIIATKGPPVLCMEERLALVSGLKWVDEVISSAPYEITEEFMNRLFNEYNIDYIIHGDDPCLLPDGTDAYALAKKAGRYKQIKRTEGVSSTDIVGRILSSAKSRNTPQDCSNSSPTGEADSIKNKCGEEKQAKGGHISHFLPTSRRIVQFSNGKGPGPNSRVVYIDGAFDLFHAGHVEILRRARQLGDFLLVGIYPDQTVSELRGHQYPLMNLYERSLSVLACRYVDEVIIGAPWEVTQDMITTFNISVVVHGTVSESNSSMEGGQDPYAVPKSMGIFQVIESPKDITTTSVAQRIIANHEIYVKRNTKKAASEKKYYAQRKYVSGD, from the exons ATTGGGTTTGGGAAGGGATGTATTACTACCCACGCCTTTTTGGTGGCATCATGCTGACTGCAGCCTTGCTCGGGTTATCCACGAGCTATTTTGTCGGGATCAGTGTCCCTACTCTACTTTATCCTTTTGCTGATCGAAGTATCTTTCATAAAAAGAAGCATGGGAAGAAACGTATTCGTGTTTATATGGATGGTTGTTTTGATCTGATGCATTACGGCCACGCAAATGCTTTGAGACAAGCGAAAGCGTTGGGAGATGAATTGGTCGTTGGAGTTGTCAGTGATGAGGAAATCATAGCCACTAAAGGTCCTCCAGTTTTATGCATGGAAGAAAG ACTTGCTCTTGTTAGTGGCTTGAAGTGGGTGGATGAAGTGATTTCGAGTGCTCCTTATGAAATTACTGAAGAATTTATGAACCGTCTATTCAATGAGTATAACATTGACTACATTATACATGGTGATGATCCCTGTCTACTTCCAGACGGAACTGATGCTTATGCCTTGGCCAAAAAAGCTGGTCGCTACAAGCAAATTAAACGAACTGAAGGTGTCTCCAGCACAGACATTGTAG GGAGGATTCTCTCTTCTGCCAAAAGTAGAAATACTCCTCAAGATTGCTCCAATTCTTCTCCCACTGGCGAAGCGGATAGTATAAAGAATAAATGTGGCGAGGAAAAACAAGCAAAGGGCGGTCACATATCTCATTTTTTGCCCACGTCAAGACGAATTGTGCAATTTTCAAATGGGAAG GGGCCTGGGCCTAATTCTCGGGTGGTATATATTGATGGTGCATTTGACCTTTTCCATGCTGGACACGTTGAG ATTCTCAGAAGGGCAAGGCAGCttggagattttcttttagttggtATTTATCCAGACCAGACTGTCAG TGAACTTCGTGGACATCAGTATCCGCTGATGAATCTGTACGAGCGCAGTCTTAGTGTACTTGCATGCCGTTATGTTGATGAGGTCATCATTGGTGCCCCTTGGGAAGTAACTCAGGATATG ATAACAACTTTCAACATTTCTGTGGTTGTACACGGGACAGTTTCTGAGAGCAACTCTTCCATGGAA GGAGGTCAGGATCCTTATGCGGTTCCTAAAAGCATGGGAATCTTCCAAGTGATTGAGAGCCCAAAAGATATTACTACTACTTCGGTTGCTCAAAGAATCATCGCTAATCATGAGATCTATGTG AAAAGGAATACCAAGAAAGCAGCAAGCGAGAAAAAATACTACGCCCAAAGGAAGTATGTTTCAGGCGATTAA